One Anthonomus grandis grandis chromosome 13, icAntGran1.3, whole genome shotgun sequence DNA segment encodes these proteins:
- the LOC126743740 gene encoding ichor-like, translating into MKTMKYPNLSGSNMAVSGSSAVDEVDSIFTSPCWQNSSSSEFIDHKLILDGAISNLGSDKLLLEASVQDDSDMENKASMDVLNNLLSSSQTMSLAELKPLPPFTNYTANLSINGIQGHHYHTISQRIPEENNNNYSNFSEQNIVSSSTCNIGSDSGDEKTLYTVDEVAKLGYDCADSVSSAIKFEDCASIDSAAQIKSEITEYDISSIDDIAAIIGSAIADTTVPSTNPESDDPNASRDSWMDLDAWIDQNYGDQKEALIINDSMSEFLVPSTSSEFSQKSQSNIYGGNGKPQAHQSGSTLQSLLTHGSMPLLQYRLQNGPPVKQEAPSSTNYAAELIPTASPPANVVSTTDNLLLTVNGRFIPQYSIHSLHEDHRIRSPELMGQNYPHTTTTTTTSSSTKKRNRNPKKQQSASTAVFSTDQTLGLLGKEKPVHRCNICNRGFLNKSNIKVHLRTHTGEKPFRCDTCAKAFRQKAHLLKHQQIHKRIGRD; encoded by the coding sequence ATGAAAACAATGAAATATCCGAACCTATCCGGTAGCAATATGGCAGTAAGCGGAAGCAGCGCAGTAGACGAAGTAGACTCGATATTCACCTCGCCGTGTTGGCAAAATTCCAGCAGTAGCGAGTTTATCGATCACAAACTGATCCTGGACGGGGCGATTAGTAATTTGGGCTCCGATAAGTTACTACTGGAAGCCTCCGTCCAAGATGACTCGGATATGGAGAACAAAGCGTCGATGGACGTCCTCAATAACCTACTTAGTTCCTCCCAAACGATGAGCTTGGCCGAACTGAAGCCCTTGCCGCCCTTCACAAATTACACCGCGAACCTGAGCATCAACGGGATCCAAGGGCACCACTATCACACAATCTCCCAAAGGATACCAGAAgagaacaataataattatagtaattttaGCGAGCAAAATATAGTGTCCAGTTCGACGTGTAATATCGGTTCAGACTCCGGTGACGAGAAGACTTTATATACGGTAGACGAGGTGGCGAAGTTGGGTTACGATTGTGCCGATTCCGTATCGAGCGCGATCAAATTCGAGGATTGCGCCAGCATAGACTCGGCCGCGCAAATTAAAAGTGAAATAACCGAGTACGATATATCGTCCATTGACGATATCGCTGCTATCATCGGGTCCGCGATAGCTGACACCACCGTTCCCAGTACAAATCCAGAAAGTGACGATCCGAATGCGTCCAGGGACAGTTGGATGGACTTGGACGCGTGGATCGATCAGAACTACGGTGACCAGAAAGAGGCGCTGATCATTAACGACAGCATGAGTGAGTTCTTGGTGCCGAGCACCAGCAGTGAATTCTCTCAAAAGTCCCAAAGCAACATTTACGGTGGAAACGGGAAACCACAAGCGCATCAAAGCGGTTCGACGTTGCAAAGTCTACTGACTCACGGTAGCATGCCTTTGTTACAATACAGACTTCAGAACGGCCCTCCTGTTAAGCAAGAAGCTCCTAGTTCGACCAACTATGCTGCTGAGCTGATTCCGACCGCGAGCCCACCAGCTAACGTTGTCTCTACCACGGATAATCTACTGTTAACGGTTAACGGTAGATTTATACCGCAGTACAGCATTCACAGTCTGCACGAGGATCATCGGATAAGAAGTCCGGAGCTGATGGGGCAGAACTACCCTCACACGACCACCACAACGACCACATCGAGTTCGACGAAAAAACGAAACCGGAATCCGAAGAAACAGCAGTCGGCCAGTACCGCGGTTTTTTCTACGGATCAGACTTTAGGTTTATTGGGCAAAGAGAAGCCGGTGCATAGGTGTAATATTTGCAATaggggttttttaaataaaagtaatattaaggTGCATCTGCGCACGCACACGGGTGAGAAACCGTTCAGGTGCGACACGTGTGCGAAAGCGTTTAGGCAAAAGGCACACCTGTTGAAACATCAACAGATTCATAAGAGAATTGGAAGGGATTAA